The Nyctibius grandis isolate bNycGra1 chromosome 3, bNycGra1.pri, whole genome shotgun sequence genome window below encodes:
- the ADNP2 gene encoding activity-dependent neuroprotector homeobox protein 2 — translation MFQIPVQNLDNIRKARKKVKGILVDLGLDSCRELLKNLKNFDPGEKHFYNTSWSDVSPWDSVGKRKRYRTKPYCCRLCKFSSKLPTSFRNHLQRYHQDEVDRELVVSCPKCAFASDPKIVGKHIRMFHSPHKRIQNYTVSILDGMKQFRSDIINFTCLKCHFTDTLYYNMKKHVLMNHFQNLISTYFGQKPDESKANSIEHYCKKCNASANSQDSLMYHVLTAETHRDLENKLRSVISEHVKKPGLVKQMHIAPKPSQGMAVAAPSAGSAAASAGSVTGPACLKLVFPQNNQNQSVVNQSVVQPTAVQNTVRSLTVPSASGSLPHTTSGPVVTPSHVTLVSSNLPVGQNNVNIQPSPSQPIIVSHRLPLNQSVRTAAIPLHHSVGTVSRTVAPAVLPLNQPVRPGLFPINQPIGTLNGPVAAGALPVPQPVSPINQPVAPGVLPVNQPVAPGVLSVSQSLGNVNRPLSPRVFPVAQTVASGVLQLNQPVASGVVPVRQPVRPGFLQFNQPVAPAVIPVNQPVQPVVSQNAAFLTAGSILKQLIPTGKQVNGIPMYTLAPISVTLPVPPGGGVATVTPPQVPIQLMQSGTVTQLSQSPASAPSPPVVLTSQNVSLQASPPGPETSQAVRQAKQWKTCPVCNELFPSNVYQVHVEVAHKHGEVKMEETLQPDKLAACAPFLRWMTEKTVRCFPCKCFLLEEQLIKHLLMHGLACLFCPLTFHDLKGLVEHNKTIHNGKKQLHADYSNRGFQLGNDAQGDLVFPHFDFSTVLPKEDIGEREVHLAVLAGLNSRTLVPVYIQVKPQTAEVNNRCNKEVLTCPFCFGTFVSKEIYEMHLKDRHHIMPILHTILKSPAFKCIHCCGVYTGSMTLTAIAVHLLRCRSAPKDSNSSLKMQLERAEKKELVFMNGEKNVSVVLKRKQSDSGFVAEDQRNKEQQPLSLSTGIALSSEKEVNSGVVPFKRQKINSRTETKKLPSSEDLRFLAVDPKHYDHNSYEAQTQFLTDYFHKRPYPSKKEMELLSLLLHAWRIDVATFFWKRRNICLEAISNHKSSVLLGFSMSELKNVKHSLTIRDELLDM, via the exons aatctTAAAAATTTTGACCCAGGTGAAAAACACTTTTATAACACTTCATGGAGTGATGTCTCTCCTTGGGATTCTGTGGGCAAAAGGAAG agATACAGAACAAAGCCGTACTGCTGTAGGTTATGCAAGTTCTCGTCAAAATTGCCTACTTCGTTCAGGAATCACTTGCAGCGTTACCATCAGGATGAAGTGGACCGAGAGCTGGTGGTTTCTTGCCCAAAATGTGCGTTTGCTTCTGATCCCAAAATAGTGGGAAAACATATCCGGATGTTTCATTCACCTCATAAAAGAATACAGAACTATACAGTCAGCATTTTGGATGGCATGAAACAATTCAGGAGTGACATCATAAACTTTACATGTCTAAAATGTCACTTTACAGACACATTGTATTATAATATGAAGAAACATGTGCTCATGAACCATTTTCAAAACTTAATAAGTACGTATTTTGGCCAGAAACCTGACGAAAGTAAAGCGAATTCTATTGAGCACTACTGTAAAAAATGTAATGCTTCTGCGAACAGCCAAGATTCTTTAATGTATCACGTCTTGACAGCTGAAACACACCGAGACTTGGAAAACAAACTTCGGTCTGTGATTTCAGAACATGTTAAGAAACCAGGACTTGTGAAACAAATGCATATTGCTCCAAAGCCTTCCCAAGGCATGGCAGTGGCTGCTCCATCTGCAGGATCTGCCGCTGCCTCAGCAGGTTCCGTCACAGGTCCGGCTTGCCTCAAGCTTGTATTTCCACAGAATAATCAAAACCAGAGTGTGGTAAACCAGAGTGTGGTGCAGCCGACAGCAGTTCAAAACACAGTCAGGTCACTGACTGTTCCAAGTGCCTCTGGTAGCCTTCCACATACAACTTCTGGTCCGGTTGTTACCCCGTCACACGTTACTCTTGTATCTAGTAATCTTCCTGTAGGTCAGAATAATGTTAATATTCAGCCATCACCTTCCCAGCCTATCATTGTTTCCCATAGGCTCCCCCTTAATCAGTCTGTGAGGACTGCAGCTATTCCTCTTCATCATTCTGTTGGGACCGTAAGCAGAACTGTGGCCCCCGCGGTTCTTCCTCTTAATCAACCTGTCAGGCCTGGGCTCTTTCCTATTAATCAACCCATTGGTACTCTAAATGGTCCAGTCGCAGCTGGAGCGCTACCTGTTCCTCAGCCTGTCAGCCCTATAAATCAACCGGTTGCTCCAGGAGTCCTCCCTGTGAATCAACCGGTTGCACCAGGAGTTCTCTCCGTCAGCCAATCACTTGGGAATGTGAACAGACCCCTTAGTCCCAGGGTCTTTCCTGTGGCTCAGACAGTTGCGTCGGGGGTTCTCCAGCTTAACCAGCCTGTTGCCTCTGGGGTTGTTCCTGTCAGACAGCCTGTCAGACCCGGGTTTCTTCAGTTTAATCAACCTGTTGCCCCAGCAGTTATCCCAGTAAATCAGCCAGTTCAACCTGTGGTTTCTCAAAACGCAGCTTTTTTGACTGCAGGTTCTATACTTAAGCAGTTGATTCCAACTGGTAAGCAGGTTAATGGGATACCTATGTACACGCTTGCCCCGATTTCAGTTACTTTGCCTGTACCTCCTGGTGGCGGAGTAGCTACTGTTACGCCACCGCAAGTGCCCATCCAACTGATGCAGTCTGGGACAGTCACTCAGTTGTCCCAGTCACCGGCTAGTGCACCCTCTCCTCCAGTGGTTTTAACGTCTCAGAATGTATCGTTACAAGCCTCCCCGCCTGGTCCTGAAACAAGTCAGGCTGTCAGACAGGCTAAGCAGTGGAAGACTTGCCCTGTTTGCAATGAACTTTTCCCATCAAATGTCTACCAGGTGCACGTGGAGGTGGCCCACAAACATGGCGAAGTAAAAATGGAGGAAACCCTTCAACCTGACAAACTTGCAGCTTGCGCACCCTTTCTAAGGTGGATGACAGAAAAGACAGTCCGGTGTTTCCCTTGTAAGTGTTTTCTCCTTGAGGAGCAGCTCATAAAACATCTCTTGATGCATGGCTTAGCTTGCTTGTTTTGCCCACTTACTTTCCATGACTTAAAAGGCCTTGTGGAGCACAATAAAACTATACACAACGGGAAAAAGCAGTTACATGCAGATTATAGCAACAGAGGATTTCAACTAGGTAATGATGCTCAGGGGGACCTTGTGTTTCCACACTTTGATTTCAGTACGGTGTTACCAAAAGAAGACATTGGTGAGAGAGAAGTACATTTGGCAGTGCTTGCCGGACTAAATTCAAGGACACTTGTCCCTGTTTATATCCAAGTGAAACCTCAGACAGCAGAAGTGAACAATAGATGCAACAAAGAAGTGTTAACCTGTCCCTTTTGCTTTGGTACGTTTGTTAGTAAAGAAATCtatgaaatgcatttgaaaGACCGGCATCATATAATGCCAATTCTACATACAATTTTGAAGTCTCCTGCTTTCAAGTGCATCCACTGTTGTGGTGTGTACACTGGAAGTATGACTCTAACAGCTATTGCTGTGCATTTGCTCCGTTGTAGAAGTGCTCCCAAAGACAGCAACTCAAGCTTGAAGATGCAGCTTGAGCGTGCTGAGAAGAAAGAGCTAGTGTTTATGAATGGTGAAAAGAACGTTTCTGTGgtactgaaaagaaagcaatcGGATTCCGGCTTTGTTGCAGAAGACCAAAGGAATAAGGAACAGCAGCCTCTGAGCTTAAGTACTGGCATAGCTctatcttcagaaaaagaagttaattcAGGGGTAGTGCCTTTCAAACGACAAAAGATTAATAGTAGGACTGAGACGAAGAAGCTTCCTTCTAGTGAGGATCTTCGCTTTCTAGCAGTAGATCCTAAACACTATGATCACAATTCGTATGAGGCTCAAACCCAGTTTTTGACAGACTACTTTCATAAGCGGCCATACCCTTCTAAAAAAGAGATGGAATTACTTTCCTTGCTGCTACATGCGTGGAGAATTGATGTCGCAACCTTCTTTTGGAAAAGGAGGAATATATGCTTAGAGGCGATAAGTAATCACAAATCATCTGTGCTGCTGGGCTTCAGTATGTCTGAACTAAAAAATGTTAAGCACAGTTTGACTATAAGAGATGAGCTATTAGATATGTAA